A region of Streptomyces cinnamoneus DNA encodes the following proteins:
- a CDS encoding phosphatase PAP2 family protein — MLWAVASVVTLGFLVALEIAARHYGLPGPMTNQAKEVIFAPKSGPLLYASMALMMVVLTWRQRFVAVGVAVGIDVVFWLVRWAVDAKMMFGNGALWVILGCAVIAVTRRTGRERVLLLKGVGLALLLVAGRKTGDTWLLITSKTRPAVLDQYVATADHALGNPSWVAGRIVEATGPVGTHVLDWVYGQLAVAAVVFALYQLRDVAAERRFPGHHLVRTFLVIGLLGPAIYMIFPVVGPIFAYGTGAFGTGGEHWALAALWPHTPPPIDIPHPMPYDEITPRNCMPSLHTAWATAIFIHSRKGPRILRFTGAFWLIATLGATLGFGYHYGTDIIAGVVFTLTIEAALRAHDRGWDRSGIQLVTYGATVFTAFLVSYRYLPMEMATHPWLFGPLLVLAMASVVYGYVRTTRLWEPKAPKTAPVRQPEPEAEPQPELV, encoded by the coding sequence ATGCTGTGGGCCGTGGCGAGTGTGGTGACCCTCGGATTCCTCGTCGCGCTGGAGATCGCCGCACGTCATTACGGTCTGCCGGGGCCGATGACCAACCAGGCGAAAGAAGTCATATTCGCCCCCAAATCGGGGCCGCTGTTGTACGCCAGCATGGCGTTGATGATGGTGGTGCTCACCTGGCGGCAACGCTTCGTCGCGGTCGGTGTCGCCGTCGGCATCGACGTCGTCTTCTGGCTCGTCCGGTGGGCGGTCGACGCCAAGATGATGTTCGGCAACGGCGCGCTGTGGGTGATCCTGGGCTGCGCGGTCATCGCCGTCACGCGCCGCACCGGCCGGGAACGCGTCCTGCTGCTGAAGGGCGTCGGGCTGGCCCTGCTGCTGGTGGCCGGCCGCAAGACCGGAGACACCTGGCTGCTCATCACGTCGAAGACCCGCCCGGCGGTGCTCGACCAGTACGTGGCGACCGCCGATCACGCGCTGGGCAACCCGTCGTGGGTGGCGGGCCGGATCGTCGAGGCCACCGGCCCCGTCGGCACCCACGTCCTCGACTGGGTCTACGGTCAGCTCGCGGTGGCCGCGGTCGTCTTCGCTCTCTACCAGCTGCGCGACGTGGCGGCCGAGCGCCGCTTCCCGGGCCACCATCTGGTGCGCACCTTTCTGGTCATAGGCCTCCTCGGGCCGGCCATCTACATGATCTTCCCGGTGGTCGGACCGATCTTCGCCTACGGCACCGGCGCCTTCGGCACCGGCGGCGAGCACTGGGCGCTGGCCGCCCTGTGGCCGCACACGCCACCGCCGATCGACATCCCGCACCCGATGCCGTACGACGAGATCACCCCGCGCAACTGCATGCCCAGCCTGCACACGGCATGGGCCACGGCCATCTTCATCCATTCCCGCAAGGGCCCACGCATTCTGCGATTCACAGGCGCGTTCTGGCTGATCGCCACACTCGGCGCGACGCTGGGATTCGGCTACCACTACGGCACGGACATCATCGCCGGCGTGGTTTTCACGCTCACGATCGAGGCGGCTCTGCGCGCGCACGATCGTGGCTGGGACCGGTCGGGAATCCAGCTGGTCACCTACGGCGCAACCGTATTCACCGCGTTCCTGGTGTCCTATCGCTATCTGCCGATGGAAATGGCCACCCACCCGTGGCTGTTCGGACCACTTCTCGTTCTGGCGATGGCCTCGGTGGTCTACGGCTACGTGCGGACCACCAGACTGTGGGAACCGAAGGCACCGAAGACCGCACCAGTACGGCAACCGGAACCGGAAGCGGAACCGCAACCCGAACTGGTGTGA
- a CDS encoding serine hydrolase domain-containing protein: protein MTAPYEVEAPLPDGVPADGAHAAGEFGELLPATRRALLHRLATGQVEGRTPSLVGAVMRDGRMVWCAGRGEVGATAPGADTQYRIGSLTKTFVAVMVMRLRDEGLIDLDEPLSAYLDVPEGGGATIAQLLSHSSGLAAEARGPWWERTDGALRPELADLFGERAQLHTAGRVYHYSNPGYALLGALVEKLRGDNWYEALRREVLVPLGMRRTTFAPQAPHARGWAVHPWADVLLPEPAVDTGRMAPAGQLWSTAEDLCRFAAFLLDGDDRVLGAGTVEEMRAPEAEPQGEDWSGGYGLGVQLVRRQGRLLCGHTGSMPGFVAMLWVSPRDGVGSVVLGNLTSLSTAGPVAVDLVKTVAEHEPRIPEPWRPLDGADPALLELTGPWYWGAAPFALRLLAGRALDLAPLGASGRAARFRAEADGTWTGLDGYYAGESLRVVRRADGTVSHLDVGTFVFTREPYEAQGAVPGGVDTDGWR, encoded by the coding sequence ATGACCGCACCCTACGAAGTCGAAGCACCACTCCCCGACGGCGTGCCGGCCGACGGCGCCCACGCGGCCGGAGAGTTCGGCGAGCTGCTGCCCGCCACCCGCCGTGCCCTGCTGCACCGGCTGGCCACCGGCCAGGTGGAGGGCCGGACGCCCTCTCTGGTGGGGGCGGTGATGCGGGACGGGCGCATGGTGTGGTGCGCCGGGCGAGGCGAGGTCGGGGCCACGGCCCCCGGCGCCGACACGCAGTACCGCATCGGTTCCCTCACCAAGACCTTCGTCGCCGTCATGGTCATGCGCCTGCGCGACGAGGGACTGATCGACCTCGACGAGCCGCTGTCCGCTTACCTGGACGTGCCCGAGGGCGGCGGGGCGACCATCGCCCAGCTCCTCTCGCACAGCTCGGGCCTGGCGGCGGAGGCGCGCGGCCCGTGGTGGGAGCGCACGGACGGAGCCCTGCGCCCTGAGCTCGCCGACCTGTTCGGCGAGCGCGCCCAGCTCCACACGGCGGGGCGCGTGTACCACTACTCCAACCCCGGTTACGCGCTCCTCGGCGCACTCGTCGAGAAGCTGCGCGGGGACAACTGGTACGAGGCGCTGCGCCGCGAGGTGCTCGTACCGCTCGGCATGCGCCGTACGACGTTCGCGCCGCAGGCTCCGCACGCGCGGGGCTGGGCCGTGCACCCCTGGGCCGACGTCCTGCTGCCGGAACCCGCGGTGGACACCGGCCGGATGGCGCCCGCCGGGCAGCTGTGGTCCACGGCGGAGGACCTCTGCCGCTTCGCGGCGTTCCTGCTGGACGGGGACGACCGGGTGCTCGGCGCCGGCACAGTCGAGGAGATGCGCGCGCCGGAGGCCGAGCCGCAGGGCGAGGACTGGTCGGGCGGCTACGGCCTGGGCGTGCAGCTGGTCCGCCGGCAGGGCCGGCTCCTGTGCGGCCACACCGGCAGCATGCCGGGCTTCGTGGCGATGCTCTGGGTGAGCCCGCGGGACGGCGTCGGCTCCGTGGTGCTCGGCAACCTCACGTCCCTGTCCACGGCCGGCCCGGTGGCCGTGGACCTGGTAAAGACGGTCGCGGAGCACGAGCCCAGGATCCCGGAGCCCTGGCGTCCGCTGGACGGCGCGGACCCGGCGCTGCTGGAGCTGACCGGGCCCTGGTACTGGGGCGCGGCCCCGTTCGCCCTGCGCCTGCTCGCCGGCCGCGCGCTGGACCTGGCGCCGCTCGGGGCGAGCGGGCGGGCTGCGCGTTTCCGCGCCGAGGCGGACGGCACGTGGACGGGGCTCGACGGGTACTACGCGGGGGAGTCCCTGCGGGTCGTACGGCGCGCGGACGGCACTGTGAGCCACCTGGACGTCGGCACGTTCGTCTTCACCCGCGAGCCCTACGAAGCCCAGGGTGCCGTGCCGGGCGGCGTCGACACGGACGGCTGGCGATAG
- a CDS encoding pyridoxal-phosphate-dependent aminotransferase family protein has product MTANTAPDLLDLPPLGAGHFARIEDKVAALMRTRETVVTMQGEALLPLEACIRSAVRPGSTALNVITGPYGETFGGWLRSCGAEVITVTAPFSGAVTPEQVAEALRAHPAIDFVSLVHAEAATGNTNPVAGIAEVVREHGALLMLDAVASVGAEPLLTDEWGVDLCVIGGQKAMAGPAGVSVVSVSARAWERIAANEQAPRRSYLSLLDWKERWIDGGRAALPHAPAQLEMLALEQAADRVERAGLDAVIARHRAAAAATRAGVRVLGGVTPYVVRDEDAAPVATTLRAPEGTDARDIVAAALAADACVPVQAAGGALAKEMVRVNHYGLEADREVVLATVSALAEGLRALGVPVAEPGEAVVAAGKAWDAVIEG; this is encoded by the coding sequence GTGACTGCGAACACCGCACCGGACCTGCTCGACCTCCCGCCCCTGGGCGCCGGCCACTTCGCACGCATCGAGGACAAGGTCGCGGCGCTGATGCGCACCCGCGAGACCGTCGTCACGATGCAGGGTGAGGCCCTCCTCCCCCTGGAGGCGTGCATCCGCTCGGCCGTACGGCCGGGCAGCACGGCGCTCAACGTCATCACCGGACCGTACGGGGAGACCTTCGGCGGCTGGCTGCGCTCCTGCGGTGCCGAAGTGATCACCGTGACGGCGCCGTTCAGTGGGGCGGTCACGCCGGAGCAGGTCGCCGAAGCGCTCCGCGCCCACCCCGCCATCGACTTCGTCAGCCTCGTGCACGCCGAGGCGGCGACCGGCAACACCAACCCCGTCGCCGGGATCGCCGAGGTGGTACGCGAGCACGGGGCGCTGCTGATGCTGGACGCCGTCGCCTCCGTCGGTGCCGAGCCGCTGCTCACCGACGAGTGGGGCGTGGACCTGTGCGTCATCGGCGGGCAGAAGGCGATGGCGGGCCCGGCGGGCGTGTCGGTCGTGTCCGTCAGCGCCCGCGCCTGGGAGCGCATCGCCGCCAACGAGCAGGCGCCGCGCCGCTCCTACCTGTCCCTGCTGGACTGGAAGGAGCGCTGGATCGACGGTGGCCGCGCCGCGTTGCCGCACGCTCCGGCCCAGCTGGAGATGCTCGCCCTGGAGCAGGCCGCCGACCGCGTCGAGCGGGCCGGCCTGGACGCCGTCATCGCCCGCCACCGTGCGGCCGCGGCGGCCACGCGCGCGGGCGTACGCGTGCTGGGCGGCGTCACCCCGTACGTCGTCCGCGACGAGGACGCCGCTCCTGTGGCCACGACGCTGCGCGCGCCCGAGGGCACGGACGCCCGCGACATCGTGGCGGCGGCCCTGGCGGCCGACGCCTGTGTGCCCGTACAGGCGGCAGGGGGAGCGCTCGCCAAGGAGATGGTGCGCGTCAACCACTACGGGCTCGAAGCGGACCGCGAGGTCGTGCTCGCCACGGTGTCGGCGCTGGCCGAGGGGCTGCGCGCCCTGGGCGTTCCGGTCGCCGAGCCGGGCGAGGCCGTGGTGGCCGCAGGCAAGGCCTGGGATGCGGTGATCGAGGGCTGA